A single Marinitoga aeolica DNA region contains:
- a CDS encoding ABC transporter ATP-binding protein has translation MAEKIKNEKLEKREINHFLFGLFKKYWKRQVIAIIFISLMALSILIFPMLIKYTIDTVIPSKNINILFRYILLMIATLFGISLITYFGEVIFEFNALKAKKDIRKEIIIKLTRLPYEFFMKINSGELISKLMSDLEMVGVVVSQVFPIFALSVLQITGIIIMLFYLNWKLALVPIILTTCSLLILKLINKKAEKLSIHEREVFGEISNMLIDIINNMKTIKLMSSNMWISNMIDNYLDNHYKIGKKFTKWIKLTGALGNSINGMITVGVFSYGGYLIIKNEITLGTLIAFWTYIQTLMNPLQLLMKVNTVLRSSWGGIKRVVEITKYEEENIPELKEENNIKSIKLENIGFSFDNKKILDSIELSLEKGKITGIIGENGAGKTTLFNILMGLYKANKGNIKFNDTENANISLLRKNIGFVEQEPELFKNCTIKENILMGRKISKEKLKEILEVTGIKRIASKFEKGIDEKIKDIKLSGGQKQIIAIARALIDDPQIILLDEFTSAMDSKNEELIHNILIKLKEKGKIIGIITHKDSTLKICDEIYEIKKGILLKNKSRV, from the coding sequence ATGGCAGAAAAAATAAAAAATGAAAAATTAGAAAAAAGAGAAATAAACCATTTTTTGTTTGGATTGTTTAAAAAGTATTGGAAAAGACAGGTAATCGCCATTATTTTTATAAGTTTAATGGCATTATCAATATTGATTTTTCCAATGTTGATAAAATATACAATAGATACAGTAATACCATCTAAAAATATAAATATTTTGTTTAGATACATATTATTGATGATAGCAACTCTTTTTGGAATTTCTTTAATAACATATTTTGGAGAAGTTATTTTTGAATTTAATGCTTTAAAAGCAAAAAAAGATATTAGAAAGGAAATAATTATAAAACTAACAAGATTGCCATATGAATTTTTCATGAAGATAAATTCTGGAGAATTAATTTCAAAATTAATGTCTGATCTTGAAATGGTTGGTGTTGTAGTTTCTCAGGTATTTCCGATTTTTGCATTATCAGTTTTGCAAATAACAGGAATAATAATAATGCTTTTTTATTTAAATTGGAAATTAGCATTAGTACCAATTATTTTAACAACATGTTCTTTGTTAATTTTAAAATTAATTAATAAAAAAGCAGAAAAACTTTCTATTCATGAAAGAGAAGTATTTGGAGAAATATCGAATATGTTAATTGACATTATAAATAACATGAAAACAATTAAATTAATGTCATCTAATATGTGGATATCTAATATGATAGATAATTATCTTGATAATCACTATAAAATAGGCAAAAAATTTACTAAATGGATAAAATTAACAGGTGCATTAGGGAATTCTATAAACGGCATGATAACAGTAGGTGTATTCAGTTATGGCGGTTATTTAATAATAAAAAATGAAATAACATTGGGTACATTAATTGCTTTTTGGACATATATACAGACATTAATGAATCCATTGCAATTATTGATGAAGGTAAATACTGTATTAAGAAGTTCCTGGGGAGGTATTAAAAGAGTTGTTGAAATAACAAAATATGAAGAAGAAAATATTCCAGAACTCAAAGAAGAAAACAATATAAAATCTATAAAACTTGAAAATATTGGATTCAGCTTTGATAATAAAAAGATTTTAGATTCAATAGAATTAAGTTTAGAAAAAGGTAAAATCACAGGAATAATTGGGGAAAACGGTGCTGGAAAGACTACGTTATTTAATATTTTAATGGGTTTATATAAAGCTAATAAAGGAAATATAAAATTTAATGATACTGAAAATGCAAATATAAGCCTTTTAAGAAAAAATATTGGATTTGTTGAACAAGAACCTGAGTTATTTAAAAATTGTACTATAAAAGAAAATATATTAATGGGAAGAAAAATATCAAAAGAAAAATTAAAAGAAATTTTAGAGGTAACCGGAATAAAGAGAATAGCATCAAAATTTGAAAAAGGGATAGATGAAAAAATTAAAGACATAAAATTATCTGGAGGTCAAAAACAAATAATTGCTATAGCCAGAGCTTTAATAGATGATCCACAAATTATATTACTCGATGAGTTTACTTCTGCAATGGATTCAAAAAATGAAGAATTAATTCATAATATTTTGATAAAACTAAAAGAAAAAGGAAAAATAATTGGGATAATAACTCATAAAGATTCTACTCTAAAAATATGTGATGAAATATATGAAATTAAAAAAGGGATATTATTAAAAAATAAAAGCAGAGTTTAA
- a CDS encoding ABC transporter substrate-binding protein, whose amino-acid sequence MKKFLVLMLVVVLVSAAFAKITFWTTEVESDRMQRIRALATIFKAQTGIDVEVVPVEENDLLKQIPIAKNAGTLPDLLEGGIEPMLLLGSQNFLDEDLATKIINDFGDIYNGAARMLSNGMGKYYAIPFHAWVQGIWYRKDMFASQDLGDPVTWYNIALAAKVLNNPKKGVYGIILPKKADAYAEQVFTEVALANGARPIDENGNITFNTPEMIEAFRFYKELGKYSKPGFTTVLDALKGYLNGEAAMIFYSTYIMDDIAIEEVQKGRINKFNPELVKNTGFANKMINTRPTSYGQVVALGITKNANKDEVEKFVKFLMTDKNYVYWVHMAPGGMNPTRKSVAESDAFLDNPVLERYGKAKIAEIVGALDSVERFEFIHGKVITDMSKLSANFVIGKAINYMFANDWTPQQTAMWAQKEAEKVLGK is encoded by the coding sequence ATGAAAAAGTTTTTAGTATTGATGTTGGTAGTAGTGCTAGTATCTGCTGCTTTCGCAAAAATTACATTCTGGACAACAGAAGTTGAGTCAGACAGAATGCAAAGGATCAGAGCATTGGCAACAATTTTCAAAGCACAAACCGGTATTGACGTTGAAGTTGTTCCTGTAGAAGAAAATGACTTATTAAAACAAATTCCTATTGCTAAAAACGCTGGAACATTACCTGATCTTTTAGAAGGCGGAATTGAACCAATGTTATTATTAGGTTCTCAAAACTTCTTAGATGAAGATCTAGCTACAAAAATTATAAATGATTTTGGGGATATTTATAACGGTGCTGCAAGAATGTTAAGTAATGGAATGGGAAAATATTATGCAATACCTTTCCACGCATGGGTACAAGGTATATGGTATAGAAAAGACATGTTTGCTTCACAAGATTTAGGAGACCCAGTAACTTGGTATAATATTGCTTTAGCTGCAAAAGTTTTAAATAATCCTAAAAAAGGCGTATACGGTATAATCTTACCTAAAAAAGCCGATGCATATGCAGAACAAGTATTTACAGAAGTTGCTTTAGCAAATGGTGCAAGACCTATTGATGAAAACGGAAATATAACATTCAATACACCAGAAATGATTGAAGCATTTAGATTCTACAAAGAATTAGGAAAATATTCAAAACCTGGATTTACAACTGTTTTAGATGCTTTAAAAGGTTATTTAAATGGTGAAGCAGCAATGATTTTCTACTCAACATACATTATGGATGACATCGCAATTGAAGAAGTTCAAAAAGGAAGAATAAATAAATTTAATCCTGAATTAGTTAAAAACACAGGTTTTGCTAACAAAATGATTAATACAAGACCTACATCATATGGTCAAGTTGTAGCTTTAGGTATTACAAAGAATGCTAACAAAGATGAAGTAGAAAAATTTGTTAAATTCTTAATGACAGATAAAAACTATGTATATTGGGTACATATGGCACCTGGCGGAATGAACCCAACAAGGAAATCTGTAGCTGAAAGTGATGCATTCTTAGACAATCCAGTATTAGAAAGATATGGAAAAGCAAAGATTGCTGAAATCGTAGGTGCTTTAGATTCTGTTGAAAGATTCGAATTCATTCACGGAAAAGTTATTACTGATATGAGCAAATTAAGTGCAAACTTTGTAATTGGTAAAGCAATTAATTATATGTTTGCTAATGATTGGACACCTCAACAAACAGCAATGTGGGCACAAAAAGAAGCAGAAAAAGTTTTAGGTAAATAA
- the asnS gene encoding asparagine--tRNA ligase — MEWVYIKDMKKYIGQKVEFRGWLWNKRASGKIAFLQLRDGTGFVQGVVEKSTLGEEKYAKVKKLKMESSLIVRGTVVEDQRSPVGFELHIDDVEIIHNPEEDYPISKKEHGIDFLMEHRHLWLRSRRQFHILKVRHEIIRAIREFYNNNGFTLVDTPIFTGSIGESAGNTFEIDYFDYGKVYLAQTGQLYLEAAAMALGKVYNLGPTFRAEKSKTRRHLIEFWMNEAEVAYYTHEDNMKLQENLVSYVVKKVLENASENLVALGRDISKLEKIEAPFPRITYTEAIKLLNKKGSDIKWGEDLGADDETMVAEDFDKPVIIEKYPKSVKAFYMQPDPENPDVVLCDDMIAPEGYGEIIGASERIWQEDVLIERLKENNLPVEEYQWYLDLRKFGSVPHSGFGLGIERTVAWICGLKHIREAIPFARTLYRVYP, encoded by the coding sequence ATGGAATGGGTGTATATTAAAGATATGAAGAAATATATAGGGCAAAAAGTTGAATTTAGAGGATGGTTATGGAATAAAAGAGCAAGTGGGAAAATCGCATTTTTACAATTAAGAGATGGAACAGGTTTTGTTCAAGGTGTTGTTGAAAAAAGTACGTTAGGAGAAGAAAAATATGCAAAAGTAAAAAAATTAAAAATGGAAAGTTCCTTAATTGTTAGAGGTACTGTTGTAGAAGATCAAAGGTCACCAGTAGGTTTTGAATTGCATATTGATGATGTTGAAATTATTCATAATCCAGAAGAAGATTATCCTATATCAAAAAAAGAGCATGGTATTGACTTTTTAATGGAACATAGACACTTATGGTTAAGATCAAGAAGACAATTCCATATCTTAAAAGTAAGACACGAAATTATTAGAGCAATAAGAGAATTTTATAATAACAATGGATTTACTTTGGTTGATACTCCAATATTTACTGGATCAATTGGAGAAAGTGCAGGTAATACATTTGAAATAGATTACTTTGACTATGGAAAAGTTTATTTAGCTCAAACTGGTCAATTATATCTTGAAGCTGCTGCAATGGCATTAGGCAAAGTATACAATTTGGGTCCTACATTTAGAGCAGAAAAATCAAAAACCAGAAGGCATTTAATAGAATTCTGGATGAATGAAGCAGAGGTCGCATATTATACACACGAAGATAATATGAAATTACAAGAAAATCTCGTATCTTATGTAGTGAAAAAAGTATTAGAAAATGCATCAGAAAATTTAGTTGCATTAGGAAGAGATATATCAAAATTGGAAAAAATTGAAGCCCCATTCCCAAGGATTACATATACAGAAGCAATCAAATTATTAAATAAAAAAGGATCAGATATTAAATGGGGTGAAGATCTTGGTGCAGATGATGAAACAATGGTTGCTGAAGATTTTGATAAACCTGTAATAATAGAAAAATACCCAAAATCTGTTAAAGCATTTTACATGCAACCAGACCCAGAAAATCCAGATGTAGTATTATGTGATGATATGATTGCTCCAGAAGGTTATGGGGAAATTATAGGAGCTTCAGAAAGAATTTGGCAAGAAGATGTATTAATAGAAAGGTTAAAAGAAAATAATTTGCCTGTTGAGGAATATCAATGGTATCTTGATTTAAGAAAATTCGGTTCTGTTCCTCATAGTGGATTTGGACTTGGTATAGAAAGAACTGTTGCATGGATTTGTGGTTTAAAACATATTAGGGAAGCAATTCCATTTGCAAGAACGTTATATAGAGTATATCCATAA
- a CDS encoding glycosyltransferase family 4 protein, whose amino-acid sequence MKIGLMHFRVGETDGVSLEMKKWKIVLEKQGHEVHFIAGTLGKEEGIKIPLLAYEEPRNLEIRQRAFQSLEDWAKDKLKNEIDKLAEDIYIELKEKMEDFDIVVVNNIFSLAHNLSAAIALNRYFKENNTKVIGHHHDFYWERDFYSNPTSEYVKEILENIMPPREIKHVVINSLAQESLKNFKGVDSTIVPNVFDFEAHLWEKDSYNSKILEKTGIKENDIVFLQATRVVKRKAIELAIDTLSELQKNIKNYVGKEIYTGKKISEDSKIILLMPGLDEEPSYKELLIKHTKDKQVNTIFCNELLEEIRDEEKGTFSLWDFYAISDFITYPSVLEGFGNQFLEGLFAKKPLLVYEYPVYEKDIKKNGFDIVSLGNNATYINNKYEIDNSIIKNAASKILEILFDNERAKNIIEKNFELGKKFYSYQTLDIILKKIFDL is encoded by the coding sequence ATGAAAATAGGATTAATGCATTTCAGGGTTGGCGAAACAGATGGTGTTTCTTTAGAAATGAAAAAGTGGAAAATTGTTTTAGAAAAACAAGGACATGAAGTACATTTTATAGCTGGTACTTTAGGTAAAGAGGAAGGAATAAAGATTCCATTATTGGCTTATGAAGAACCCAGAAATCTCGAAATAAGGCAACGAGCATTTCAATCTTTAGAAGATTGGGCAAAAGATAAATTAAAAAATGAAATTGATAAATTAGCTGAAGATATTTATATTGAATTAAAAGAAAAAATGGAAGATTTTGATATTGTTGTAGTAAATAATATTTTTTCCTTAGCTCATAATTTATCTGCCGCAATAGCTTTGAATAGATATTTTAAAGAAAATAACACTAAAGTTATAGGACATCATCATGACTTTTATTGGGAAAGAGATTTTTATTCAAACCCTACATCAGAATATGTAAAAGAAATTTTAGAAAATATTATGCCTCCAAGGGAAATTAAACATGTAGTTATTAATTCTCTCGCCCAAGAGAGCTTAAAAAATTTCAAAGGCGTTGATAGCACAATAGTTCCCAATGTTTTCGATTTTGAAGCACATTTATGGGAAAAAGATTCATATAATTCAAAAATATTAGAAAAGACTGGAATAAAAGAAAATGATATAGTATTTTTACAAGCAACAAGAGTTGTTAAAAGAAAAGCAATAGAATTAGCTATAGATACTTTATCTGAATTACAAAAAAATATAAAAAATTATGTTGGGAAAGAAATTTATACTGGCAAGAAGATATCCGAAGATTCTAAAATTATATTATTAATGCCAGGATTAGATGAAGAACCATCATACAAGGAATTATTAATAAAACATACAAAAGACAAACAAGTTAATACAATTTTTTGCAATGAATTATTAGAAGAAATTAGAGATGAAGAAAAAGGAACTTTTTCATTATGGGATTTTTATGCAATTAGCGATTTTATCACCTATCCAAGCGTTTTAGAAGGTTTTGGTAATCAATTTTTAGAAGGTTTATTTGCAAAAAAACCCCTTCTTGTTTATGAATACCCTGTATATGAAAAAGACATTAAAAAAAATGGATTTGATATAGTAAGTTTGGGTAATAATGCAACATATATAAACAATAAGTACGAAATTGATAATTCCATTATTAAAAATGCTGCTAGTAAAATTTTAGAAATATTATTTGATAATGAAAGGGCAAAAAACATTATTGAAAAAAACTTTGAGCTTGGTAAAAAATTTTACTCCTATCAAACATTAGATATAATATTGAAAAAAATATTTGATTTATAA
- a CDS encoding carbohydrate ABC transporter permease: MAVMSLREKEARFGWKLVLPTVIIIALLILYPVFYNIYLSFFEVSISDAPNRFVGLQNYREILADSSFWKSFGITILFTFTTVIGSILLGLGVALLMNREFPGRGIVRALLLLPYVTPLIAIVFAWKYIFLPIDGPLMKFLANFGMNPGNDFVNNPNNAFWVVSIFNIWRNFPFVYLMLLSRLQSINSDYYEAAEIDGASDWQKFVHITLPELYFVIASVALLRGIWNFYKFDEVYLMSKFANTLPVYIYEKAFSGIPEQGVAAAIATILFVIMISLIGVYVKKVLKW; the protein is encoded by the coding sequence ATGGCTGTAATGTCTTTAAGAGAAAAAGAAGCAAGATTCGGTTGGAAATTAGTACTACCAACAGTTATAATTATAGCTTTGTTGATTTTATACCCCGTATTCTATAATATATATTTAAGTTTTTTTGAGGTATCTATTTCAGATGCCCCAAATAGATTTGTAGGATTGCAAAATTATAGAGAAATATTGGCAGATTCTTCTTTTTGGAAATCATTCGGAATTACAATATTATTTACTTTTACAACAGTTATCGGAAGCATTCTTTTAGGATTAGGCGTAGCCTTATTAATGAATAGAGAATTTCCTGGAAGAGGTATTGTAAGAGCTTTATTACTACTACCATATGTTACGCCTTTAATAGCTATTGTTTTTGCATGGAAATATATTTTTTTGCCAATAGATGGCCCTTTAATGAAATTTTTAGCAAACTTTGGTATGAATCCTGGAAATGACTTTGTAAATAATCCAAATAATGCTTTCTGGGTTGTTTCAATATTTAATATTTGGAGAAATTTCCCATTTGTCTATTTAATGCTATTATCAAGATTGCAATCAATTAATTCAGATTATTATGAAGCAGCAGAAATAGATGGAGCTAGCGATTGGCAAAAATTTGTTCATATTACTTTACCTGAATTATATTTTGTTATTGCTTCTGTGGCATTATTAAGAGGAATATGGAATTTTTATAAGTTTGATGAGGTTTATCTTATGTCTAAATTTGCCAATACTTTGCCTGTATATATATACGAAAAAGCATTTTCAGGAATTCCTGAACAAGGAGTAGCTGCTGCTATTGCTACTATTTTATTTGTAATAATGATTTCATTAATAGGTGTATATGTAAAGAAGGTGCTAAAATGGTAA
- a CDS encoding PqqD family peptide modification chaperone: MKNDILLLSPKIDLIKTNKGAILKYIGGTNLIFLTHTEAYFLSLCDGTKNVEEIILNISELYDVPYNIVKNDLTDLINKYLKANIISILPQKLNKRLSRYKKDEFIFIPEMDNPVIIPKKINSIGFSLTDYCPLNCDYCFGKFNPNTSRTYLPTEKVISIIKEAEELGKVEYVSLSGGDPIAHPGLSEIIRFLEKRRINYELSTKGTLLTKNKIIELVEAGLRNIQISIDTWDPQKWAKLTGLNKDEFEKVIEAFYWCNVYNIKTRGRITLTKENLYDLEELFKNLPILGVEEIRIVPLLPIGRGNVSETLEKDDLNYAITLGKKYEKIYNKNIRVVFGLQTYTLNITCGGAKISMQICADGEVVLCDVVEGIDKKAFSYGNIYKNTIKEIWFSQKANEFRYNGNIEDCIDCEKFSMCNGGCRAVSYKYYDDFYKHDPRCLKFANKKEGELFIWQKK, from the coding sequence ATGAAAAATGATATATTACTATTATCACCAAAAATTGATTTAATAAAAACTAATAAGGGTGCCATATTAAAGTATATTGGTGGAACTAATTTAATCTTTTTAACCCATACAGAAGCATATTTTTTGTCGTTATGTGATGGAACCAAAAATGTTGAAGAAATAATATTAAATATTTCTGAATTATATGATGTGCCATATAATATAGTTAAAAATGATCTAACCGATTTAATAAATAAATATTTAAAAGCTAATATAATTAGTATTTTACCTCAAAAATTAAATAAGAGATTATCTAGATATAAAAAAGATGAATTTATATTTATCCCTGAAATGGATAATCCTGTAATAATACCTAAAAAAATAAATAGCATAGGTTTTTCATTAACTGATTATTGCCCTTTAAATTGCGACTATTGCTTTGGTAAATTTAATCCAAATACTTCTAGAACATATTTACCTACAGAAAAAGTTATTTCTATAATAAAAGAAGCTGAAGAATTAGGGAAAGTTGAATATGTATCATTATCCGGTGGTGATCCTATTGCGCATCCTGGATTATCTGAAATAATACGTTTTTTAGAAAAAAGAAGAATAAATTACGAACTTTCAACAAAAGGAACATTGTTAACTAAAAATAAAATTATTGAATTAGTTGAAGCTGGTTTAAGAAACATTCAAATTAGTATAGATACATGGGATCCTCAAAAATGGGCGAAATTAACTGGACTAAATAAAGATGAATTTGAAAAAGTAATAGAAGCATTTTATTGGTGCAATGTGTATAATATAAAGACTCGAGGAAGAATAACTTTAACAAAGGAAAATTTATATGATTTAGAAGAACTATTTAAAAATCTTCCAATTTTAGGTGTTGAAGAAATAAGAATTGTTCCTTTATTACCTATTGGAAGGGGAAACGTCTCTGAAACCCTTGAGAAGGACGATTTAAATTATGCTATAACTTTAGGAAAAAAATATGAAAAAATATATAATAAAAATATTAGAGTTGTTTTTGGATTGCAAACATATACTTTAAACATAACTTGTGGTGGAGCAAAAATCTCTATGCAGATTTGTGCCGATGGGGAAGTTGTATTATGTGATGTTGTGGAAGGGATAGACAAAAAGGCTTTTAGTTATGGAAATATATATAAAAATACAATAAAAGAAATATGGTTTTCTCAAAAAGCTAACGAATTTAGATATAATGGGAATATTGAAGATTGCATTGATTGTGAAAAATTTAGTATGTGCAATGGTGGTTGTAGAGCAGTATCATATAAATATTATGATGATTTTTATAAACATGATCCAAGATGCTTAAAGTTTGCGAATAAAAAAGAAGGTGAATTATTCATATGGCAGAAAAAATAA
- a CDS encoding MATE family efflux transporter — MENETKGTLLLKGDPKIAIRKLSLPMILAMLVQTLYNLVDGIWVAGLGSNALAAIGLFFPIFMIIIALASGLGIGASSEISRKIGEKNKEGADSAAIISILLAIGLGLTTAIILLITIKPILQSIGADGKTLKLTLDYAYILIIFSPLLMFNNVSNGILRGEGDAKKAMYAITAGSLLNIFLDPLFIYGFKLGIKGAAYATVISFSISSFLIIYWMFIKRNTYLNITFKDYTYDNNILKNILKVGIPASLSQISMSIAIFVLNVFAVKAGGDLGVAIFTSSWRIINFGTVPLIGITMAVTTVTGAAYGQRNGEKLSTAHLYSIKFGLIISFIVMITIFIFAPQIAKIFTYSKDGSLIYNDLVKALRVMSLFLPGVPFGMFTSSMFQGIGHGAKSLIVSINRTIIMQVLFSWLYVFIFKIGLSGVWWGIVTGNAVSSVITFTWGRMTIKKLRQIEGI, encoded by the coding sequence ATGGAAAATGAAACAAAAGGTACTTTATTATTAAAAGGTGATCCAAAAATCGCAATAAGAAAATTATCATTGCCTATGATTTTAGCAATGTTAGTACAAACATTATACAATTTAGTTGATGGTATTTGGGTTGCTGGTTTGGGATCTAATGCTTTAGCTGCAATAGGATTATTTTTTCCTATATTTATGATAATTATTGCTTTAGCATCTGGTCTTGGTATTGGTGCAAGTTCCGAAATTTCCAGAAAAATAGGTGAAAAAAACAAAGAAGGCGCTGATTCTGCCGCCATCATATCTATATTATTGGCAATAGGTTTAGGATTAACTACTGCAATTATTTTATTAATAACAATAAAACCTATACTACAATCTATAGGTGCTGATGGAAAAACGCTTAAATTAACATTAGATTATGCTTATATTTTAATAATATTTTCTCCATTACTTATGTTTAATAATGTATCGAATGGTATTTTAAGAGGCGAAGGTGATGCTAAAAAAGCTATGTATGCTATTACCGCTGGCTCTCTATTAAATATATTCTTAGACCCTCTATTTATTTATGGATTTAAATTAGGAATAAAAGGTGCAGCTTATGCTACAGTAATATCTTTTAGTATATCATCATTTTTAATAATCTATTGGATGTTTATAAAAAGGAACACATATTTAAATATTACTTTTAAAGATTACACATACGATAATAATATACTAAAAAATATATTAAAAGTTGGTATACCCGCATCATTATCTCAAATTTCAATGTCTATAGCTATATTTGTTCTTAATGTTTTTGCTGTGAAAGCTGGTGGGGATTTAGGAGTTGCTATTTTTACGAGTAGTTGGAGAATTATAAACTTTGGTACTGTCCCATTAATCGGAATAACAATGGCTGTAACCACAGTAACTGGAGCGGCATATGGGCAAAGAAATGGAGAAAAATTATCCACTGCGCATTTATATTCCATAAAATTTGGATTAATAATAAGTTTTATCGTTATGATAACTATTTTTATATTCGCACCTCAAATTGCAAAAATATTTACATACTCAAAAGATGGTTCTCTTATATACAATGACTTAGTAAAAGCGCTAAGAGTAATGAGTCTATTCTTACCCGGAGTTCCATTTGGGATGTTCACATCTTCCATGTTTCAAGGAATAGGCCATGGAGCAAAAAGTCTTATAGTTTCCATTAATAGAACAATAATAATGCAAGTATTGTTTTCTTGGTTATATGTTTTTATATTTAAAATAGGACTTTCTGGTGTTTGGTGGGGAATAGTTACAGGAAATGCGGTGTCATCTGTTATAACATTTACATGGGGAAGAATGACCATTAAAAAGTTAAGACAAATAGAAGGGATATAA
- a CDS encoding ADP-ribosylglycohydrolase family protein, with protein MDKIKDRFIGAMFGLIIGNTLGAPYKNIEFDEIKDFAKGGIYNLNTGEWTDSASMALCLAESLIENGFDLNSQIKYYLRWIDEGYLSSKNKAFGIDNQTMEALIYFEKNNKFVDITDKDSNKPLARLAPVPLYFKNSFTDAVYYSGQSAYTTHNNIYTIHSCKLIGGVIQQAIHGENKKFLIEEVHKHMDLIYDVKLKIVDIPYKTKNEIKSSSSALDSLEIALWSLYNTDNFKDAVLTAVNFGGDTDTIGAIIGQIAGAYYGFDNIPKLWTLKIVKRDKIMEIIEKLYEVSKK; from the coding sequence ATGGATAAAATTAAAGATAGATTCATCGGTGCAATGTTTGGCTTAATTATTGGAAATACTTTGGGGGCTCCCTATAAAAATATTGAATTTGATGAAATTAAAGATTTTGCAAAAGGCGGTATTTATAATTTAAATACTGGCGAATGGACTGACTCTGCATCAATGGCTCTATGTTTAGCTGAAAGTTTAATAGAAAATGGTTTTGATTTAAATAGTCAGATAAAGTATTATTTAAGATGGATAGATGAAGGGTATTTATCTTCTAAAAATAAAGCATTTGGTATAGATAATCAAACAATGGAAGCATTGATATATTTTGAAAAAAACAACAAATTCGTTGATATTACAGACAAAGATTCAAATAAACCATTAGCAAGATTAGCCCCTGTACCATTATATTTTAAAAACTCTTTTACAGATGCTGTTTATTATTCTGGTCAAAGTGCTTATACTACTCATAATAATATTTATACTATTCATTCATGCAAATTAATAGGCGGCGTTATTCAACAAGCTATTCACGGTGAAAATAAGAAGTTTTTGATAGAAGAAGTTCATAAACATATGGATTTGATATATGATGTTAAGCTAAAAATAGTAGATATTCCATATAAGACAAAAAATGAAATAAAATCTTCTAGTTCTGCTTTAGATTCTTTAGAAATAGCTTTATGGTCTTTATACAATACAGATAATTTTAAAGATGCTGTTTTGACAGCTGTAAATTTTGGTGGAGACACTGATACTATTGGAGCTATTATAGGGCAAATAGCAGGAGCATATTATGGTTTTGATAATATTCCAAAATTATGGACATTAAAAATTGTAAAAAGAGATAAAATAATGGAAATAATTGAAAAATTGTATGAAGTATCTAAAAAATAA